Proteins from a genomic interval of Rosa chinensis cultivar Old Blush chromosome 2, RchiOBHm-V2, whole genome shotgun sequence:
- the LOC112185415 gene encoding uncharacterized protein LOC112185415, whose protein sequence is MEDGKEPRVEQSEKPSAEEEEVLKKKYGGIIPKKPPLISKDHERAYFDSADWALGKQGVEKPKGPLEALRPKLQPTQQQTRYRKSPCAPSEGEDGGGAPSEDTAANE, encoded by the exons ATGGAGGATGGCAAGGAGCCACGAGTGGAGCAGTCGGAAAAACCATCCGCAGAGGAG GAAGAGGTTTTAAAGAAAAAGTATGGTGGAATCATTCCGAAGAAACCACCACTGATTTCTAAg GACCATGAACGTGCTTACTTTGATTCTGCTGATTGGGCGCTTGGAAAG CAAGGTGTTGAGAAGCCTAAAGGACCACTTGAAGCCCTTCGGCCAAAATTACAG CCTACACAACAGCAAACAAGATACAGAAAGTCTCCTTGTGCTCCATCCGAGGGCGAAG ATGGAGGAGGTGCTCCCTCTGAGGACACAGCTGCAAATGAATGA